TACATGAAACATGTACTGTATCATCTTGCCTATCTTGCGGTTCCAAGAAAGGTGCGCAAGGAATGGGGCAGGAATCCATGGAAACACCTGAGCTTTGCGTACATGTCGCTCGGCGATCCGGTTGTGCTCTCAAGCGAACTGAAAAAATACGGATATGACGAAACGAGCTTCAGGTATCTTTCCACACGCGGTGTTGCCATCGTGATGGGGAAACGCCCGGAGGCGGGGAATAGCACGGGTTAATTTGTTAAACAGCATGATTTTAATTACATTGCCCTTATGATTTGCGGAATGGACAGAAACAAGGTAAATATCATACTCTTCAGGATAATATTTGAGCCTCACCTGCTGATATCGCTTCTTTACGCCGTACTCGGAACGCTGATAGCCTTCAGACAGGGAATATATTCCGCACCGCTATTCGTACTGACCGCAGTCGGCGCCGTCTGCTCTCAGATCGCAGCCAACACCTATGATGAATACTTCGACTACAGATTCGGCACAGACCTGCTCACAACTAAAACAGCCTACAGCGGAGGAGGACGGATAATCTTCGAAGGCGGGCTTAAGCCTGATGAGGCTTTCAGGATAGCAACTTCGGCTCTGATTCTTGCGTTTTTCATAGGCGTCTATCTGTCTGTGATAAGCGGATGGGAACTGATCCCGCTATTTTTCCTCGGGGGCTTCGCTGGCACGTTCTATTCAACCGTCTGGCAGAGGAGAGGGCTCGGCGAATTCATGCTCTGCGTCATCGGGCTCATAGTCATGGGCGCCTATTTCGTTCAGACACATTATTATTCTCTCAGCGCTGTCTACATCTCCATCCCCTCCGGTCTGCTAATCGCGAATCTTGTGATAATGAATGAAGTTCCGGATGCTGAAGCCGATGCGAAGACCGGGAGGAAGAACGTTACAACTACACTCGGCAGGGAGAACGCAGTAAGGGCATATGCGATCTTTGCGACGGTAATTTACGCAATGATCGTCGCCGGCGCACTCCTGCACATAGTGGCTGAATTGACGCTGATCTCACTCCTTTCCGCACCGCTTATCTACAGCGCATACTTCTACGGAAGACGCGGACTGGGACGGATGGACTACCTTGTCAGGGCACTGAGAAACAACATCATAGGGATGTATGTATTCATCATACTGCTTGTCGTTGCATACATCATATGACAAGGCATGCGGCAGTTAATTCAGTTCAGACGCATTACAGAGGAAGTCAATGACAAAACCGGGCGTGGTAATCAGGG
The genomic region above belongs to Candidatus Sysuiplasma jiujiangense and contains:
- a CDS encoding prenyltransferase, whose product is MDRNKVNIILFRIIFEPHLLISLLYAVLGTLIAFRQGIYSAPLFVLTAVGAVCSQIAANTYDEYFDYRFGTDLLTTKTAYSGGGRIIFEGGLKPDEAFRIATSALILAFFIGVYLSVISGWELIPLFFLGGFAGTFYSTVWQRRGLGEFMLCVIGLIVMGAYFVQTHYYSLSAVYISIPSGLLIANLVIMNEVPDAEADAKTGRKNVTTTLGRENAVRAYAIFATVIYAMIVAGALLHIVAELTLISLLSAPLIYSAYFYGRRGLGRMDYLVRALRNNIIGMYVFIILLVVAYII